The following proteins come from a genomic window of Pyxidicoccus sp. MSG2:
- a CDS encoding SMI1/KNR4 family protein, with protein MATPMSSLLEEVSREHFPYPPAAPEEIDAFERRVGWKLDPDLRAFYLHCNGAELIERLPETPYRVLPLHKIVRARVAIYGEDDDKWGPASVYAFCDVQDGNYVLVDVARQENGHYPLFDGDHEAWPDPAYCKQVASSFSEFLEQVLRTRRGLYWLGE; from the coding sequence ATGGCCACGCCCATGAGCAGCCTGCTCGAAGAGGTCTCCCGCGAGCACTTCCCGTATCCGCCCGCCGCACCCGAAGAGATCGATGCGTTCGAGCGTCGGGTTGGCTGGAAGTTGGACCCGGACCTGCGCGCCTTCTACCTGCACTGCAATGGAGCGGAGCTGATTGAGCGGCTCCCGGAAACCCCTTACCGCGTCCTCCCGCTGCACAAGATCGTCCGAGCGCGGGTGGCCATCTACGGCGAAGATGACGACAAGTGGGGACCGGCCTCGGTGTACGCGTTCTGCGATGTGCAGGACGGCAACTACGTGTTGGTGGACGTGGCCCGACAGGAGAATGGCCACTATCCCCTCTTCGACGGGGACCACGAGGCGTGGCCGGACCCGGCCTACTGCAAGCAGGTCGCCAGTTCCTTCTCGGAGTTCCTGGAGCAGGTACTGCGCACCCGACGCGGCCTCTACTGGCTGGGGGAGTGA